Proteins encoded by one window of Calidithermus timidus DSM 17022:
- a CDS encoding lysophospholipid acyltransferase family protein yields MPQAHIPKTFGQRLATWTLGLLGWKAILEPPPGPKFVAVGYPHTSNWDFLYAILWKFATGLPMNWVGKKELFPPVLAPIMKALGGIPVDRGKKGGEFVSQVAQLIRRRDSIVLVVAAEGTRSRAPYWRSGFYYMALEAQVPIGLGYIDYSRRELGIGAYFLPSGDIQADFERIRAFYADKVGKKPEKAGPIRLKEEAQELEAKG; encoded by the coding sequence ATGCCACAAGCGCACATCCCCAAGACCTTTGGGCAACGCCTGGCCACGTGGACCCTGGGCCTGCTGGGCTGGAAAGCCATCCTCGAGCCCCCACCCGGCCCCAAGTTCGTGGCCGTGGGCTACCCCCATACCTCCAACTGGGACTTCCTCTACGCCATCTTGTGGAAGTTCGCCACCGGCCTGCCCATGAATTGGGTAGGCAAGAAGGAACTCTTTCCGCCCGTGCTGGCCCCCATCATGAAGGCTCTGGGGGGCATCCCCGTCGACCGCGGCAAGAAAGGCGGCGAATTCGTCAGCCAGGTGGCCCAGCTCATCCGCAGGCGGGATTCCATCGTGCTGGTGGTGGCCGCCGAAGGCACCCGCAGCCGGGCGCCCTACTGGCGCAGCGGCTTTTACTACATGGCTCTGGAAGCCCAGGTGCCCATCGGCCTGGGCTACATCGACTATTCCCGCCGAGAACTGGGCATCGGAGCCTACTTCCTCCCCAGCGGCGACATCCAAGCCGACTTCGAGAGGATACGGGCCTTCTACGCAGACAAAGTGGGCAAGAAGCCGGAAAAGGCCGGCCCGATCAGGCTCAAAGAGGAAGCCCAGGAACTCGAGGCGAAGGGCTGA
- a CDS encoding DHH family phosphoesterase: MDGIHNHADPQYWAKLRLVADTLKGIQGPIVVVSHVDPDGDAIGSSLGLARALKALGKQVTWIAKVPRYLSFLVKEGEASPPIERVAEGTTLVVVDAAEPSRVEGAPVEGFVINLDHHGTNPRFGNLAVVDPSKAATCQIVKELIDLLDVPWTPELATVVLTGLITDTGNFRFSNTTPELLRTAADLIAHGVPYAELTDRLQWRPPEYFISLAQVLSTIRFHFGGLVVSAHMPPGDYEDDSDDYVGQIRYAEGSQLAVFLRQRGEDVKVSLRSRGGVSAQAVAVKLGGGGHVPAAGATLRGVTLEQAYPKVLAAAEEELRRSGYLEPA, translated from the coding sequence ATGGACGGTATTCACAATCATGCGGATCCACAATATTGGGCCAAGCTGCGATTGGTGGCCGACACACTCAAAGGCATTCAGGGGCCCATCGTGGTGGTCTCACACGTAGACCCCGATGGTGACGCCATCGGCTCGAGCCTGGGTTTGGCCCGCGCGCTGAAGGCGCTGGGCAAGCAGGTCACCTGGATCGCCAAGGTGCCTCGCTATCTGAGCTTTCTGGTCAAGGAGGGCGAGGCCAGCCCTCCCATCGAGCGCGTAGCCGAAGGTACCACGCTGGTGGTGGTGGATGCCGCCGAGCCTAGCCGGGTGGAAGGGGCGCCGGTCGAGGGCTTCGTGATCAACCTCGACCATCACGGCACCAATCCCCGCTTCGGCAACCTGGCGGTGGTGGACCCCTCCAAGGCGGCCACCTGCCAGATCGTCAAGGAACTCATCGACCTGCTGGACGTGCCCTGGACCCCCGAACTGGCCACGGTGGTGCTGACCGGGCTGATCACCGATACCGGCAACTTCCGCTTCTCCAACACCACTCCCGAGCTGCTGCGCACCGCCGCCGACCTCATCGCCCACGGCGTCCCCTACGCCGAACTCACCGACCGGCTGCAGTGGCGGCCTCCGGAGTACTTCATCAGCCTGGCCCAGGTGCTCTCTACGATCCGGTTTCACTTCGGCGGCCTGGTGGTCAGCGCACACATGCCCCCCGGCGACTACGAGGACGACTCCGACGACTACGTGGGCCAGATTCGCTACGCCGAGGGCTCGCAGCTGGCGGTCTTCCTGCGGCAGCGGGGTGAGGATGTGAAAGTCAGCCTGCGTAGCCGGGGTGGGGTTTCGGCCCAGGCCGTTGCGGTCAAGCTGGGGGGTGGCGGCCACGTTCCCGCCGCCGGGGCCACCCTGCGCGGGGTGACCCTCGAGCAGGCCTATCCCAAGGTGCTGGCTGCGGCGGAAGAGGAGCTGCGGCGCTCGGGCTACCTCGAGCCCGCTTGA